A window from Salvia miltiorrhiza cultivar Shanhuang (shh) chromosome 2, IMPLAD_Smil_shh, whole genome shotgun sequence encodes these proteins:
- the LOC131009276 gene encoding homeobox-DDT domain protein RLT2-like isoform X1, producing the protein MNQSEEFDDIVLDISLPPRIVLLKVQLATIEASIPSDALESFWSDEYRKSWGRKLHMSLTAKELLQCLTLLEDSIKREFLSVNYETSSEILSSSKVVGCSSRPGVVPIPPWMPLTAPAVALRLMDLDASIYYTYEHEETCQKNGEDGYFNNFSSLYSAFGCSVDNPSQAGSSRLDNCWVDLRNGRSVLKRGRGRPKGPSRTRGGKFQGRAANALYADGFSGAGSRNFTESVDYGKGDEHGEDVDYDDDEYNDEEDDDGVDEREDYFAEGYVNSDYQEEEGNPTAGRERVQNAAGSSDGDSPSSSSSSEYSY; encoded by the exons ATGAACCAGAGTGAAGAGTTTGACGACATCGTACTTGACATCTCTCTTCCCCCGAGAATCGTTTTGCTGAAAGTTCAATTAGCTACAATTGAG GCATCTATTCCCTCAGATGCTCTCGAATCCTTCTGGTCAGACGAATACAGAAAATCTTGGGGCAGGAAGTTGCATATGTCATTGACGGCTAAAGAGCTTCTTCAG TGCTTGACGTTGCTGGAAGATAGCATCAAGAGGGAATTTTTGTCGGTGAATTACGAGACCTCCTCTGAGATATTGAGTTCCTCCAAAGTCGTAGGATGTTCATCGAGACCTGGAGTGGTTCCGATACCTCCATGGATGCCTCTTACTGCGCCTGCCGTGGCTTTAAGGCTCATGGATCTCGATGCATCCATCTACTATACGTACGAGCATGAGGAAACTTGTCAGAAAAACGGCGAAGATGGGTATTTCAAT AACTTCTCGTCGTTGTATTCTGCATTCGGGTGTTCGGTGGATAATCCTTCACAAGCTGGATCGTCTCGACTGGATAACTGCTGGGTTGATCTCCGTAATGGCCGCTCCGTTCTCAAGCGAGGCCGGGGGCGCCCAAAAGGTCCGAGCCGCACTCGTGGAGGAAAATTTCAGGGTAGGGCGGCCAACGCCCTTTATGCGGATGGATTTTCCGGTGCCGGGAGTCGGAATTTTACCGAGAGTGTCGATTACGGGAAAGGCGATGAGCATGGCGAAGATGTTGATTATGACGACGACGAATACAATGATGAGGAAGACGATGATGGCGTGGATGAACGCGAAGACTACTTTGCCGAAGGATACGTCAACAGTGACTATCAAGAAGAAGAGGGAAACCCGACCGCAGGCAGAGAGCGAGTTCAGAACGCGGCGGGGAGCTCCGATGGGGACTCACCGTCGTCGTCGTCTTCCTCCGAGTACAGTTACTAA
- the LOC131009326 gene encoding uncharacterized protein LOC131009326 — protein MDRLRKHFEDYDDWSEYRYVKSLNLIMRYVSVNGWSIPEEAESSVEGEWKTENERPPPHVERQQNVRDTKIKCFFCMKWTQTAGEHQMSVLPCGIVFGYSCMKESLLTKKESCPMCGLNHSSWEATQLDITPEQMPE, from the exons ATGGACAGACTGAGGAAACATTTTGAAGATTATGACGATTGGTCAGAGTATCGTTACGTTAAAAGCTTAAATCTTATTATGCGATATGTAAGCGTCAATGGATGGTCAATCCCTGAAGAAGCCGAGAGCTCTGTCGAAGGCGAATGGAAAACTGAGAATGAGAGACCACCACCGCATGTCGAGCGGCAACAAAACGTAAGAGATACTAAAATTAAGTGTTTCTTCTGTATGAAATGGACCCAAACCGCCGGGGAGCACCAAATGAG TGTGCTTCCGTGCGGCATCGTATTTGGTTACTCATGCATGAAAGAATCATTGCTTACGAAGAAAGAG TCGTGCCCGATGTGTGGGCTGAATCACTCGTCGTGGGAGGCAACACAACTTGACATAACACCGGAGCAAATGCCTGAATAA
- the LOC131009315 gene encoding 60S ribosomal protein L23a-like — translation MFVQVKVALGLLPFQMAPAKGDAGKKSDAKAQALKAAKAVKAGATTFKKKAKKIRTKVTFYRPKTLTKERNPKYPRISVVPRNKLDHYQILKYPLTTESAMKKIEDNNTLVFIVDIRADKKKIKAAVKKMYDIQTKKVNTLIRPDGTKKAYVRLTPDYDALDVANKIGII, via the exons ATGTTTGTACAGGTAAAAGTTGCATTAGGGCTACTTCCGTTTCAAATGGCTCCAGCTAAAG GTGATGCAGGTAAGAAGTCAGACGCCAAGGCTCAAGCCTTAAAGGCGGCCAAGGCTGTAAAAGCAGGTGCAACAACCTTTAAGAAAAAGGCCAAGAAAATACGCACTAAAGTTACCTTCTATCGGCCGAAGACATTGACAAAGGAAAGGAATCCCAAGTATCCTCGCATTAGTGTTGTTCCTCGCAACAAACTTGACCACTACCAGATTCTTAAATACCCTCTCACCACAGAGTCTGCAATGAAGAAAATTGAAGACAACAACACACTAGTTTTCATTGTTGACATTCGTGCTGATAAGAAAAAGATCAAAGCCGCTGTCAAGAAAATGTATGACATCCAGACGAAGAAAGTGAACACCCTTATCAG GCCGGATGGAACTAAGAAGGCATATGTTAGGTTGACACCTGATTATGATGCTCTGGATGTTGCTAACAAAATAGGAATAATCTAA
- the LOC131009970 gene encoding uncharacterized protein LOC131009970 — protein MPKTKDLGFKSHGVYAVTQQLLHGARLCSTAPSVSHLFFADDSIIFGRAHFQEVDLIKHILTIYEAASGQKVNLEKSSITFSKKIPREVTLELSARLGVRHADSHGTYLGIPSTIGRSKREIFQMLEDRVRKKSKDWKRRFLSAAGKSILIKTILQAIPVYLMSCFLIPEHVCKRLNSLSAQFFWGQRHEERRIHWRNWKSLCRAKWDGGLGFRDISCFNRALLAKQAWRLISKPDSPLAQSLKARYYPRMDITQVTKAYNPSYTWRSLVTGLDILRDELAWRVGNGLSIRVGLDRWIPSSGGFKPGRALDDDTANTKAADFILFDRGTWDMDKLGQVFSNFEVEKIASIPIRLSPTPDSRFWPHTKSGTYTVKSGYATALSKAREEATSSGPLHPIWKWLWKLNITPKVRLFMWKCLEDALPLRCALRRRGLDLDPTCARCGESDETIEHVFRDCAWTTFFWRSSSLRLSIEQADRELCFLAWISQIQLVDNADFHRIFCTFLWVIWYARNLLIFQHKELSHLDCFNLGMKHLPLSLPHRSLPKMQDQSLDVVPGFWRVWCDAAFKPDIGVGLGVFITDDNGILMGCCYKFLHSSVDAEIGECLAIREGVLLAKRLRGRAIIIKTDCQSAFCRLSCSESDLSITGGVIHDIKALTKEFDKVKFSWTRRCENSVADQLAKFALHHCSSCDLVSTLPSFVRSSPSGAVSI, from the exons ATGCCTAAGACTAAAGATCTTGGGTTTAAGTCCCAT GGTGTTTATGCAGTTACTCAACAGTTACTCCATGGGGCCAGATTATGCAGCACCGCCCCCTCCGTCTCGCACTTATTCTTCGCCGATGACTCTATCATTTTTGGAAGAGCACATTTTCAAGAAGTTGATCTGATAAAACACATTCTTACCATCTATGAGGCTGCATCAGGTCAAAAAGTTAACCTCGAGAAATCAAGCATCACCTTCAGCAAGAAAATACCTAGGGAGGTCACTCTTGAGCTCTCGGCGAGGCTTGGGGTGCGACATGCTGATTCCCATGGAACCTACCTGGGCATCCCGAGTACTATTGGAAGATCGAAGAGGGAGATTTTCCAAATGTTGGAAGATAGAgttagaaaaaaatcaaaagactGGAAACGCAGATTCCTTTCGGCTGCCGGAAAAAGCATTCTCATTAAAACAATATTGCAAGCAATCCCGGTGTACCTAATGAGCTGTTTTCTAATCCCGGAGCATGTTTGTAAACGCCTCAACTCACTTAGTGCTCAATTTTTCTGGGGGCAAAGGCACGAAGAACGACGTATTCACTGGCGAAATTGGAAATCTCTTTGTCGTGCTAAGTGGGATGGAGGCTTGGGTTTCAGGGACATTTCGTGCTTCAACCGTGCTCTTCTTGCCAAACAGGCATGGCGATTAATCAGCAAGCCGGACTCCCCCCTTGCACAATCTTTGAAAGCACGGTACTATCCACGTATGGATATTACCCAAGTCACTAAAGCCTATAATCCGTCATACACATGGAGAAGCTTGGTGACTGGTCTTGATATCCTTCGTGATGAGCTGGCCTGGAGAGTGGGTAACGGGCTGTCTATTCGGGTGGGTCTGGACAGATGGATTCCAAGTTCAGGGGGTTTCAAACCTGGACGTGCTCTTGATGATGATACGGCCAACACAAAAGCTGCAGATTTTATTCTTTTTGATAGAGGAACTTGGGACATGGACAAACTTGGGCAAGTTTTTTCAAACTTTGAAGTTGAGAAGATTGCTTCTATCCCAATTCGCctatcaccaactccagattcAAGATTTTGGCCCCACACCAAATCCGGTACTTACACAGTCAAATCGGGATATGCAACTGCCCTGTCAAAGGCTCGCGAAGAGGCCACTTCCTCGGGTCCTCTTCACCCTATTTGGAAATGGCTCTGGAAGCTTAATATTACCCCAAAAGTTAGACTCTTTATGTGGAAATGTTTGGAGGATGCTCTTCCTTTGAGATGTGCGCTGCGTCGCCGAGGATTGGATTTGGATCCCACTTGTGCTAGGTGCGGGGAAAGCGACGAGACTATTGAACATGTTTTTCGGGACTGTGCTTGGACGACTTTCTTCTGGAGATCTTCTTCTCTTCGACTTTCCATCGAGCAAGCTGACCGTGAACTCTGCTTCCTAGCTTGGATTTCCCAGATTCAACTCGTGGACAATGCCGACTTCCACCGCATCTTTTGCACATTCCTTTGGGTTATCTGGTATGCTCGCAATTTGCTCATCTTCCAACATAAGGAACTCTCACATTTGGATTGCTTTAACCTGGGTATGAAACACCTCCCTTTGAGCTTGCCGCATCGGAGTCTGCCTAAGATGCAAGACCAATCTTTGGATGTGGTACCGGGCTTTTGGAGAGTTTGGTGCGATGCGGCCTTCAAGCCAGACATTGGAGTTGGGCTCGGAGTGTTTATCACAGACGACAATGGAATCCTCATGGGGTGTTGCTACAAATTCCTCCACTCTTCCGTCGATGCTGAAATTGGGGAATGTCTCGCTATTAGGGAAGGTGTCCTGTTGGCAAAGCGACTTCGAGGAAGAGCCATTATCATCAAGACCGATTGCCAATCTGCCTTCTGTCGGCTTTCTTGCAGCGAGAGCGACCTTTCGATTACGGGTGGAGTTATCCATGATATTAAGGCCCTCACTAAAGAGTTTGATAAGGTGAAATTCAGTTGGACTAGAAGATGTGAAAACTCTGTAGCTGACCAACTCGCAAAATTTGCTTTACACCACTGTTCTTCTTGTGATTTGGTCTCTACTCTCCCTTCCTTTGTACGCTCTTCTCCTTCGGGAGCTGTTTCTATCTAA
- the LOC131009320 gene encoding 60S ribosomal protein L23a, translated as MAPAKGDAGKKSDAKAQALKAAKAVKAGATTFKKKAKKIRTKVTFYRPKTLTKERNPKYPRISAVPRNKLDHYQILKYPLTTESAMKKIEDNNTLVFIVDIRADKKKIKAAVKKMYDIQTKKVNTLIRPDGTKKAYVRLTPDYDALDVANKIGII; from the exons ATGGCTCCAGCTAAAG GTGATGCAGGTAAGAAGTCAGATGCCAAGGCTCAAGCCTTAAAGGCGGCCAAGGCTGTAAAAGCAGGTGCAACAACCTTTAAGAAGAAGGCCAAGAAAATACGCACTAAAGTTACCTTCTATCGGCCGAAGACATTGACAAAGGAGAGGAATCCCAAGTATCCTCGCATTAGTGCTGTTCCTCGCAACAAACTTGACCACTACCAGATTCTTAAATACCCTCTCACCACAGAGTCTGCAATGAAGAAAATTGAAGACAACAACACACTAGTTTTCATTGTTGACATTCGTGCTGATAAGAAAAAGATCAAAGCCGCTGTCAAGAAAATGTATGACATCCAGACGAAGAAAGTGAACACCCTTATCAG GCCGGATGGAACTAAGAAGGCATATGTTAGGTTGACACCTGATTATGATGCTCTGGATGTTGCTAACAAAATA
- the LOC131009276 gene encoding homeobox-DDT domain protein RLT2-like isoform X2 — protein sequence MSLTAKELLQCLTLLEDSIKREFLSVNYETSSEILSSSKVVGCSSRPGVVPIPPWMPLTAPAVALRLMDLDASIYYTYEHEETCQKNGEDGYFNNFSSLYSAFGCSVDNPSQAGSSRLDNCWVDLRNGRSVLKRGRGRPKGPSRTRGGKFQGRAANALYADGFSGAGSRNFTESVDYGKGDEHGEDVDYDDDEYNDEEDDDGVDEREDYFAEGYVNSDYQEEEGNPTAGRERVQNAAGSSDGDSPSSSSSSEYSY from the exons ATGTCATTGACGGCTAAAGAGCTTCTTCAG TGCTTGACGTTGCTGGAAGATAGCATCAAGAGGGAATTTTTGTCGGTGAATTACGAGACCTCCTCTGAGATATTGAGTTCCTCCAAAGTCGTAGGATGTTCATCGAGACCTGGAGTGGTTCCGATACCTCCATGGATGCCTCTTACTGCGCCTGCCGTGGCTTTAAGGCTCATGGATCTCGATGCATCCATCTACTATACGTACGAGCATGAGGAAACTTGTCAGAAAAACGGCGAAGATGGGTATTTCAAT AACTTCTCGTCGTTGTATTCTGCATTCGGGTGTTCGGTGGATAATCCTTCACAAGCTGGATCGTCTCGACTGGATAACTGCTGGGTTGATCTCCGTAATGGCCGCTCCGTTCTCAAGCGAGGCCGGGGGCGCCCAAAAGGTCCGAGCCGCACTCGTGGAGGAAAATTTCAGGGTAGGGCGGCCAACGCCCTTTATGCGGATGGATTTTCCGGTGCCGGGAGTCGGAATTTTACCGAGAGTGTCGATTACGGGAAAGGCGATGAGCATGGCGAAGATGTTGATTATGACGACGACGAATACAATGATGAGGAAGACGATGATGGCGTGGATGAACGCGAAGACTACTTTGCCGAAGGATACGTCAACAGTGACTATCAAGAAGAAGAGGGAAACCCGACCGCAGGCAGAGAGCGAGTTCAGAACGCGGCGGGGAGCTCCGATGGGGACTCACCGTCGTCGTCGTCTTCCTCCGAGTACAGTTACTAA
- the LOC131009971 gene encoding protein FAR1-RELATED SEQUENCE 5-like, which produces MSIDLNVSCGNDGVEDSYSGIVGDDAFRNDETGRKAADLEEDDIEVSTSPVENESSGDDEDVRDCEDMEDSNRFNNFDNGGNDETEAVHCSVLCGFSVRKGSQCYFLNTAAVRAKIYHCSCHGSPDNKCSIGRVSVCKRQSYRSNCNAKLRVAREDVESPWKVTIFDNEHNHKLLDPSESYLLRSARNMSQSKKILLVALTSSGIGVSRAYRFLENEAGSRANIGFLRKDVYNVLNSERREMAKVANADANKLLEYFTDKGKSDPSFYWRVKIGDDGRLKNLFFRDTRYLVDYQHFGDVVSVDATYKTNKYDLACVPIIEINHHRTNVMFAMTFLSNEKSESYEWLFSTFLDAMYRKEPTIIFSDQDKALMNALDNTFHGASHRLCQWHINKNAGKQFGKLNYEKDFKRLWFRCMNGCENAEEFDATWNSMMEEFNLSQNRWFKTMYNLRKRWPSAFTVEKFSGGLHATSRSEVTNKNSGGYVLNRWRRESKERIPIGERAIDSGTSNNFANMVFVNHNMKRVYDLLSEFKDNKSCRDAMNEYIGNMIDGVHRLAKGKKNGSKESLHRPIRDPLGKRKRKSRRKMCSKMWEHGAQRQNHASSFTADMEDEEEDLVGNTFWPSDSRVDERDASLDRFSMD; this is translated from the exons ATGAGCATAGACTTGAACGTTTCTTGTGGAAATGATGGTGTCGAAGACAGTTATAGCGGCATTGTGGGTGATGATGCATTTCGCAATGATGAAACTGGAAGGAAGGCTGCGGACTTGGAGGAAGACGATATTGAGGTGAGCACCAGTCCCGTCGAAAATGAATCTAGTGGAGATGATGAAGATGTACGAGATTGCGAAGATATGGAAGATTCTAATCGTTTTAATAATTTCGATAATGGTGGAAATGATGAGACAGAAGCAGTTCATTGCTCCGT ATTGTGTGGTTTCTCTGTTAGAAAAGGAAGTCAATGTTATTTCCTGAACACTGCGGCGGTTCGTGCTAAGATATATCATTGTTCATGTCACGGCTCTCCTGATAATAAGTGCTCTATTGGTAGAGTGTCGGTATGCAAAAGACAGTCATATAGGAGCAATTGCAATGCCAAGCTACGCGTTGCTAGAGAGGATGTTGAATCACCATGGAAAGTTACTATTTTTGACAATGAACACAACCACAAGTTGCTCGACCCAAGTGAGAGTTACCTGCTCCGTTCCGCCCGCAATATGTCTCAATCGAAGAAGATTTTGCTTGTAGCTTTGACGTCTAGTGGCATTGGTGTTAGTCGTGCGTATCGTTTCTTGGAGAATGAAGCAGGAAGCCGTGCAAATATTGGATTTCTGCGCAAGGATGTGTACAACGTGCTCAATAGCGAGCGTAGAGAAATGGCGAAAGTTGCTAATGCGGATGCAAATAAGCTGCTTGAGTATTTCACCGACAAAGGAAAGAGTGACCCATCATTTTATTGGCGGGTGAAGATAGGTGATGACGGACGCCTTAAGAATTTGTTTTTTCGAGATACAAGGTACCTGGTTGACTACCAACATTTCGGAGACGTTGTTTCTGTAGATGCCACGTATAAGACAAACAAGTACGATTTGGCTTGTGTTCCTATCATTGAAATTAACCATCACCGTACGAATGTGATGTTTGCGATGACTTTCTTGTCGAATGAGAAATCGGAATCCTATGAGTGGTTGTTTTCCACTTTTCTTGACGCGATGTATCGTAAGGAGCCGACTATCATTTTCTCCGACCAAGACAAGGCACTAATGAATGCTTTGGATAACACATTTCACGGGGCGTCACACCGGCTATGTCAGTggcatataaataaaaatgccgGGAAGCAATTTGGTAAGTTGAATTACGAGAAAGATTTTAAGCGTTTGTGGTTCCGTTGTATGAATGGATGTGAAAATGCGGAAGAGTTTGATGCAACTTGGAATAGCATGATGGAGGAGTTCAATTTATCACAAAATAGATGGTTTAAAACCATGTATAACCTTAGGAAGCGATGGCCCTCTGCCTTCACGGTAGAGAAATTTTCGGGTGGATTACATGCAACATCTAGAAGTGAGGTTACGAACAAG AATTCCGGAGGATATGTATTGAATCGGTGGCGCCGTGAGTCGAAGGAGCGGATACCGATAGGTGAGCGGGCTATAGATAGTGGCACTTCAAACAATTTTGCCAACATGGTGTTTGTTAATCATAACATGAAGCGTGTCTACGATTTGTTGAGTGAATTCAAGGACAACAAGAGTTGTAGGGATGCAATGAATGAGTATATTGGTAATATGATAGATGGTGTTCATCGCTTGGCGAAGGGCAAGAAGAACGGAAGTAAAGAGTCCTTGCATCGCCCCATAAGAGATCCGCTTGGCAAAAGGAAACGTAAATCTCGGCGGAAGATGTGTAGTAAAATGTGGGAACATGGAGCCCAACGGCAAAACCATGCATCAAGCTTTACTGCTGATATGGAAG ATGAGGAGGAAGATTTAGTGGGCAATACTTTCTGGCCGTCGGACTCCAGAGTGGACGAGCGGGATGCGTCTCTTGATCGGTTTTCCATGGATTAG